One genomic region from Campylobacter sp. RM16189 encodes:
- the pth gene encoding aminoacyl-tRNA hydrolase yields the protein MILIVGLGNPGSQYEKTRHNIGFMLIDLLKNEKFTDVTSSKFQGELFKFSNLLLLKPQTFMNLSGNSVKAVNDFYKPERIIVIHDDLDLKLGVVKFKIGGSSGGHNGIKSIDSLIGSDYERVRVGIGRAQNSSVTGHVLGNFSQDESECLNKVLNYTKEAVVELIKSDINTISQKYSSKKGICT from the coding sequence TTGATCCTTATAGTTGGGCTGGGAAATCCCGGCTCACAATATGAAAAAACAAGACACAATATCGGGTTTATGCTTATAGACCTACTTAAAAATGAAAAATTTACAGATGTAACCTCTTCAAAATTTCAAGGCGAGCTTTTTAAATTTTCAAATTTGCTTCTCTTAAAACCTCAAACTTTTATGAACTTATCCGGAAATAGCGTAAAAGCGGTAAATGACTTTTACAAGCCTGAACGCATAATTGTAATTCATGATGATTTAGATCTAAAACTTGGAGTCGTTAAGTTTAAGATAGGTGGCAGCAGTGGCGGCCATAACGGTATAAAATCCATCGATTCCTTAATAGGAAGCGATTATGAACGAGTTAGAGTGGGTATAGGAAGAGCTCAAAATTCAAGTGTGACCGGGCATGTTTTGGGTAATTTTAGCCAAGATGAGAGTGAGTGTCTTAATAAAGTTCTAAATTATACAAAAGAGGCTGTAGTAGAGCTTATTAAAAGCGATATTAATACTATTTCGCAAAAATATTCTAGCAAAAAAGGTATATGCACGTGA
- the hisC gene encoding histidinol-phosphate transaminase, translating into MKFNDKLANLINYEAGKPIELVVREFGIAPKDVIKLASNENPFGTSPRVIEAIKNCAQNMYLYPDDSYYELKEALSAKFNVNTKNIIIGSGSDQVIEFAVHAKANSKNAVLMAGVTFAMYEIYAKHTGAKIYRTQAKGHNLEDFLKVYNDKKDEISMIFLCLPNNPLGECLNRDDVYEFLEQIDKDVMIVIDGAYNEFARFKDKNKEICPKDLITKFKNTIFLGTFSKAYGLGGMRVGYGIADESIINELGKLRAPFNITTLSLKAAIEALKDQEFVDKTVEANFKEMKKYEKFAKEHNIEFIDSYTNFITYNFERENASEIAKNLLKKGIILRDLKSYGMNSIRITIGLPEQNDRVLDELRKAIK; encoded by the coding sequence ATGAAATTTAACGATAAGTTGGCAAATTTAATAAATTATGAGGCTGGCAAGCCAATAGAGCTTGTGGTGCGTGAATTTGGTATAGCGCCAAAGGATGTAATTAAGCTAGCGAGTAACGAAAATCCTTTCGGAACAAGTCCAAGAGTTATTGAGGCGATAAAAAATTGTGCGCAAAATATGTATCTTTATCCTGATGATAGCTATTATGAGCTAAAAGAAGCCTTGTCGGCTAAATTTAACGTGAATACGAAAAATATAATAATAGGCTCCGGAAGCGATCAGGTGATAGAATTTGCGGTTCATGCCAAAGCAAATTCGAAAAATGCCGTATTGATGGCAGGAGTAACCTTTGCTATGTATGAAATTTACGCCAAGCATACCGGAGCAAAAATTTATAGAACTCAGGCTAAAGGGCATAATCTGGAGGATTTTTTAAAAGTTTATAATGATAAAAAAGATGAAATTTCTATGATCTTTTTATGCTTGCCAAATAATCCTTTAGGAGAGTGTCTAAATAGAGATGATGTGTATGAATTTTTAGAGCAGATTGATAAAGATGTGATGATTGTAATAGATGGCGCTTATAATGAATTTGCGAGATTTAAAGACAAAAATAAAGAAATTTGTCCTAAAGATTTGATAACTAAATTTAAAAATACTATTTTTCTTGGTACTTTTTCTAAAGCTTACGGACTTGGAGGAATGCGCGTAGGATACGGAATAGCTGATGAATCTATAATAAATGAACTTGGCAAACTAAGAGCGCCTTTTAATATCACCACTCTTAGTCTAAAAGCAGCCATAGAAGCGCTAAAAGATCAGGAATTTGTGGATAAGACTGTTGAAGCAAATTTTAAAGAGATGAAAAAATATGAAAAATTTGCAAAAGAGCATAATATAGAGTTCATCGATAGTTATACTAACTTTATAACTTATAACTTTGAGCGTGAAAATGCAAGCGAGATTGCCAAAAATCTGCTAAAAAAAGGTATAATTTTACGTGATTTGAAAAGTTACGGTATGAATTCAATTAGAATTACCATAGGTTTGCCAGAGCAAAATGATAGAGTTTTAGATGAATTAAGGAAAGCTATAAAATAA
- a CDS encoding LptF/LptG family permease: MNLYAKYIGWSYFKSFLIIFFSLVLFYTGIDILTNLKDMPSSANLKLLYFTLTSLTAIGYVLPLSLIFALIVTKFNMIRSNELVSFYALGVSKNALIKPPFFISIFITLVYIGLNFTPFAYSYEFQRNLIKTAQISGISSDIFLKFGGKFVYIDELNPVSANMRDVRIFDIADGKLLSATFGSEAKFDENKWTLKDANVTTMPKVIELGKDGLDIKHYENLIALEGFKPKTIESAYQSNSSLSIPDAFDFITAFEKEGVGLNSAKTTLYSLLFSPFFAPVMVLIIYYFLPVTGRFFNLALTSFIFIIITLCSWGTLFVLMKFAHNSVVLPEIGVILPLFCLSGFALYLYFRNR, from the coding sequence GTGAATTTGTATGCAAAATATATCGGCTGGAGCTATTTTAAATCATTTTTGATTATATTTTTTTCATTAGTTTTGTTTTATACCGGCATTGATATTTTGACAAATTTAAAAGATATGCCCTCAAGCGCAAACCTAAAGTTGCTATATTTTACGCTTACTTCGCTTACCGCGATTGGTTATGTATTGCCACTTTCTTTAATTTTTGCCTTGATTGTTACCAAATTTAACATGATTAGAAGTAATGAGCTTGTTAGTTTTTACGCTCTTGGAGTAAGTAAAAACGCTCTTATTAAACCGCCTTTTTTTATCTCTATTTTTATAACTTTGGTCTATATAGGGCTTAATTTTACTCCGTTTGCATACTCTTATGAATTTCAAAGAAATTTGATTAAAACAGCACAAATTTCAGGCATTAGCTCTGATATTTTTTTAAAATTCGGAGGCAAATTTGTATATATAGACGAACTAAATCCTGTGAGTGCAAACATGCGCGACGTAAGAATTTTTGATATAGCGGACGGTAAGTTATTAAGCGCTACTTTTGGTAGCGAAGCGAAATTTGATGAGAATAAATGGACTTTAAAAGATGCGAATGTCACAACCATGCCTAAGGTTATAGAACTTGGTAAAGACGGCCTTGATATCAAACACTATGAAAATCTTATCGCGCTTGAGGGTTTTAAGCCAAAGACGATAGAGAGCGCATATCAATCAAATTCATCGCTATCGATTCCGGACGCATTTGATTTTATTACTGCTTTTGAGAAAGAGGGGGTTGGGCTAAATTCTGCTAAAACAACCCTTTATAGCCTCTTATTTTCGCCGTTTTTTGCTCCCGTTATGGTGCTTATTATATATTATTTTTTGCCCGTTACAGGACGTTTTTTTAATTTAGCACTTACAAGTTTTATATTTATTATAATTACGCTTTGTAGCTGGGGAACTCTTTTTGTGCTGATGAAATTTGCCCATAACTCTGTAGTTTTGCCAGAAATTGGAGTTATCTTGCCGCTATTTTGTCTATCAGGCTTTGCCCTATATCTTTATTTTCGTAACCGTTAA
- a CDS encoding HAD-IIA family hydrolase: MIFIDVQGTLISDSDKSLINGAKELIDFLNFKKIPYVVITNNTKFSSLDFLKELRDKGLDIKDKAYIDPFCVLKDILPICQVAAFGSDKFKKVLQNLGYELEFSNLAKAVLIASGDDFKFDEFSNMIEILQSDAKLIAMSETSIYKKNAKSYPGVGAIAKMLNYATGREYQVVGKPSEEFYRVALRLLNSQGFNANFKDVLIISDDAKGDLVGAKELGMRTALVLSGKVDSALKAGVEPKFVDKIYKDVSLFLKELDAEYK; the protein is encoded by the coding sequence TTGATCTTTATCGATGTTCAAGGAACCTTGATAAGCGATAGCGATAAAAGCCTTATAAATGGAGCAAAAGAGCTTATAGATTTTTTAAATTTTAAAAAAATTCCATACGTAGTGATTACAAATAATACAAAATTTAGTAGTTTGGATTTTTTAAAAGAGTTGCGAGACAAAGGACTTGATATCAAAGATAAGGCGTATATAGATCCTTTTTGCGTTTTAAAAGATATTTTGCCCATTTGTCAAGTAGCCGCCTTTGGCTCTGATAAATTTAAAAAGGTATTGCAAAATTTAGGATATGAGCTAGAGTTTTCAAATTTAGCCAAAGCTGTTTTGATAGCAAGCGGAGATGATTTTAAATTTGATGAATTTAGCAATATGATAGAGATTTTACAAAGCGATGCAAAACTAATTGCTATGAGTGAGACCAGCATATATAAAAAAAATGCTAAAAGTTACCCTGGTGTGGGAGCCATAGCCAAGATGCTAAACTACGCCACAGGACGAGAATATCAAGTGGTAGGTAAGCCAAGCGAGGAGTTTTATAGGGTTGCTTTAAGGTTATTAAATTCGCAAGGCTTTAATGCAAATTTTAAAGATGTTTTGATAATAAGTGATGATGCAAAGGGTGATTTAGTAGGTGCTAAAGAGCTTGGAATGAGGACTGCTCTAGTTTTAAGCGGTAAGGTTGATAGTGCCTTAAAGGCTGGAGTGGAGCCAAAATTTGTAGATAAAATTTACAAAGATGTAAGCCTATTTTTAAAGGAACTAGATGCAGAATATAAATGA
- a CDS encoding 50S ribosomal protein L25/general stress protein Ctc — MLEGIVRESIGKKAAKALRRDGYLIANIYGKGLENIEAAFKVNEFIKEARKKENLAFDVKVGDKTLKVVIVEYQKDPITNALKHVDLKVALPGVISRYMIPVKPFGTPIGLKNKGVLVQSKKRLAVKCTAENLPNAFNIDVSKLDVEDTILVRDISVPAGVTMVDAGHVAVVGVVKAK, encoded by the coding sequence ATGTTAGAAGGTATCGTTAGAGAGAGTATCGGTAAAAAAGCTGCTAAAGCTTTGAGAAGAGATGGTTATCTAATCGCGAACATTTACGGTAAGGGATTAGAGAATATCGAAGCGGCATTTAAGGTAAATGAATTTATCAAAGAGGCTCGCAAAAAAGAGAACCTTGCGTTTGATGTAAAAGTTGGCGACAAGACCTTAAAAGTCGTTATAGTTGAGTATCAAAAAGATCCTATCACAAATGCGCTTAAGCATGTTGATCTAAAAGTGGCTCTTCCTGGAGTTATCTCAAGATATATGATCCCCGTTAAGCCTTTTGGAACTCCAATCGGTCTTAAAAATAAAGGTGTTTTGGTTCAATCTAAAAAGAGACTTGCAGTAAAATGCACAGCTGAGAATTTACCAAACGCATTTAATATTGACGTAAGCAAACTTGATGTCGAAGATACTATCTTGGTAAGAGATATTTCAGTTCCAGCAGGTGTTACAATGGTTGATGCAGGCCATGTTGCCGTAGTTGGAGTTGTCAAAGCCAAATAA
- the pheA gene encoding prephenate dehydratase — MQNINDLREEIDKIDDDILKKLNERMSFVKKIGELKQTSGTSIYRPERERAILNRLESLSSNILNKSAIEAIYLEIFAVSRNLEMPEKVAYLGPEGTYTHQAAESRFGAMSAYLPLASIEAVFTKLKHKEAKYGVVPIENNTEGAVGATLDCLGRFENIKVVAELYMDIHHSFASVCENLKDIKKIYSHPQGYNQCRKFLDDHLLLSAEFIPTKSTAEAAKFASEDPNSAAICSKIAAKLYNVPILFETIEDNMANRTRFFILSDFKNERSTKNKTSILAKTDHRPGGLADLLTAFRDEGINLTRLESRPIKEREFKTVFYIDFEGHIDDENVQRAIDKATSFGDEIVWLGSYIPGDQR, encoded by the coding sequence ATGCAGAATATAAATGATTTGCGAGAAGAAATCGACAAGATAGACGACGATATCTTAAAAAAACTAAATGAGAGAATGAGCTTTGTCAAAAAAATAGGCGAGTTAAAGCAAACTAGCGGTACTTCGATATATCGTCCAGAGCGTGAGAGAGCGATATTAAACCGTCTTGAGAGCTTAAGCTCAAATATTTTAAATAAATCTGCAATCGAAGCTATTTATCTTGAAATTTTTGCCGTAAGTAGAAATCTTGAAATGCCAGAAAAAGTCGCTTATCTAGGGCCTGAGGGCACATATACTCATCAAGCTGCCGAGAGTAGATTTGGTGCGATGAGTGCGTATTTACCGCTTGCCAGCATTGAGGCTGTTTTTACGAAGCTAAAACACAAAGAGGCTAAATACGGAGTAGTGCCTATAGAAAACAATACCGAAGGTGCGGTAGGAGCGACGCTAGATTGTCTTGGAAGATTTGAAAATATAAAGGTTGTAGCTGAGCTTTATATGGATATTCATCACTCTTTTGCAAGTGTTTGTGAGAATTTAAAAGACATAAAAAAGATATATTCGCATCCTCAAGGATACAATCAGTGCCGTAAATTTTTAGACGATCACCTGCTTTTAAGTGCTGAATTTATACCTACGAAATCCACTGCAGAGGCGGCTAAATTTGCAAGCGAGGATCCAAACTCTGCGGCAATTTGTTCTAAGATAGCCGCCAAGCTTTATAATGTGCCTATCTTGTTTGAGACTATTGAGGATAATATGGCAAATCGAACGAGATTTTTTATACTAAGCGATTTTAAAAACGAGCGTTCGACAAAGAACAAAACCTCTATTTTGGCAAAGACTGACCACAGGCCAGGAGGGCTTGCGGATCTGCTTACTGCTTTTAGAGACGAGGGTATAAATTTAACTAGACTTGAGAGCCGTCCTATAAAGGAGCGTGAGTTTAAGACAGTATTTTATATCGATTTTGAAGGACATATAGATGATGAAAATGTCCAAAGAGCCATAGATAAAGCCACCAGTTTCGGAGACGAGATAGTTTGGCTAGGAAGCTACATACCAGGAGATCAAAGATGA
- the lysA gene encoding diaminopimelate decarboxylase, whose amino-acid sequence MNFENLAQVYGTPLYIYDFSHIASRYETLKKAFHARKSLVCYAVKANSNLSILKFLASLGAGFDCVSIGEVRRALTAGAKRYQIILSGVGKRDDELKFALENEILMINLESEAEMYRLEKIAQDLGKIARISIRVNPDIDAKTHPYISTGLNENKFGVDITTAKKMYLHAKNSPFLDPVGIHFHIGSQLTDITPIIEASRVVSNLLRELKAIEIDIKFFDVGGGVGIVYDGEEEPNLYGYAQGILSTLSGLDVTIVCEPGRFIVGNCGYFLTRVLYEKFNKQKRFVVVDGAMNDLIRPSLYGAYHKISIVGKEGNKSECDVVGPICESGDFLAKNINLPPCDSDDLIVIRSAGAYGFTMSSNYNSRPRAAEIGIKDGKDFLIRKRESFEDLIALEKDLI is encoded by the coding sequence ATGAATTTTGAAAATTTGGCTCAAGTTTATGGGACTCCTCTTTATATATATGACTTCAGTCATATAGCTTCACGCTATGAAACTCTAAAAAAAGCATTTCATGCAAGAAAATCTTTGGTTTGTTATGCTGTAAAAGCAAATTCAAATTTAAGCATTTTGAAATTTTTAGCCTCACTTGGAGCGGGGTTTGACTGTGTAAGCATAGGAGAAGTAAGACGTGCCCTAACTGCCGGAGCAAAAAGATATCAAATTATCTTAAGCGGAGTTGGCAAAAGAGATGACGAGCTAAAATTTGCACTCGAGAATGAAATTTTGATGATAAATTTAGAGAGTGAGGCCGAGATGTATCGGCTGGAAAAAATTGCTCAAGATCTTGGCAAAATAGCTCGTATAAGCATTAGAGTAAATCCTGATATAGACGCCAAAACCCATCCTTATATATCGACCGGACTAAATGAGAATAAATTCGGCGTAGATATAACAACTGCAAAAAAAATGTATCTGCATGCTAAAAATTCGCCTTTTCTCGATCCTGTTGGCATACACTTTCATATAGGCTCTCAGCTTACTGATATAACCCCGATAATAGAAGCCTCAAGAGTGGTGTCAAACCTGCTTAGAGAGCTAAAGGCTATAGAGATAGATATTAAATTTTTTGATGTCGGAGGCGGAGTTGGCATAGTATATGATGGCGAGGAAGAGCCAAATTTATATGGTTACGCTCAAGGGATTTTAAGCACTCTTAGCGGACTTGATGTCACTATAGTCTGCGAGCCAGGACGATTTATAGTGGGTAATTGCGGATATTTTTTAACTAGAGTTTTATATGAGAAATTTAATAAACAAAAGCGTTTTGTAGTGGTTGATGGAGCTATGAATGATCTAATTCGCCCAAGCCTTTACGGGGCGTATCATAAAATTTCAATCGTTGGCAAAGAAGGTAACAAGAGCGAGTGTGACGTGGTCGGGCCAATATGCGAGAGTGGAGATTTTTTGGCTAAGAATATAAATTTACCACCTTGCGATAGTGATGATTTGATTGTTATAAGATCTGCCGGTGCATACGGTTTTACGATGAGTAGCAATTATAACTCTCGTCCAAGAGCCGCTGAAATCGGTATAAAAGATGGAAAAGATTTTTTAATTAGAAAGCGTGAGAGTTTTGAAGATCTGATAGCACTTGAGAAGGATCTGATTTGA
- the fliF gene encoding flagellar basal-body MS-ring/collar protein FliF produces the protein MDFKTAFQQIGHIYQSLSIRQRIVAASSVVLVVGFLVFLSIYKSSQTNYDGYSVLFESVNPSDSALIIQQLEKDGVKYKIYNEGTILVPNQDVYKERISIASLGILKDNKVGFEIFDKQEFGATDSEQKVKFQRALEGELARTIESLAPIEKAMVRIAIPKETLFTERTTPPSASIVLNLKTGNSLNLKQISGIKNLVSAAVANLSTQNVKIVNQDGIPLGEEDGEYDSDQINQQIKYKRESENALEQKIINVLSPIVGGTHKVVAKVTIDFDFARKDSESETFDPNSVARSEQSVEEKRQGSKEREVQGVPGAVSNIGPVEGIDDKKLEEQYSKSSSTTNYEISKKVMRIKDQFATIKRLSAAVVVDGRYENKRDENGNLTKEIVYTPLTNEQLDKISALIKQSVGFDTNRGDEVTVSNFEFQRPGTDTPANKVNSFFDTYVNPFMPIFKYIFVGILLFIFYKKVIVPFMEKMLQNIKEEEPDMQDDIVDLEDSEDALEKFKAAKKKVEEQLGIGSDFNEDELRYDVLLEKMKLIIQERSEEVSVLLQDMVKNDSDFSNRKDF, from the coding sequence ATGGATTTTAAAACCGCATTTCAACAAATCGGACACATTTATCAGAGCCTCTCTATAAGACAGCGCATAGTTGCGGCAAGTTCTGTCGTGCTTGTGGTTGGATTTTTAGTCTTTTTAAGCATTTATAAAAGCTCTCAGACAAACTATGACGGATATAGCGTTCTTTTTGAGAGTGTTAATCCTAGCGACTCGGCACTTATTATTCAGCAGCTTGAAAAAGACGGGGTTAAATATAAAATTTACAATGAAGGCACTATTTTAGTCCCAAATCAAGATGTTTACAAAGAGAGAATTTCGATAGCATCCTTGGGTATTTTAAAGGATAATAAAGTAGGCTTTGAGATCTTTGACAAACAAGAATTCGGAGCTACCGACTCTGAACAAAAGGTAAAATTTCAAAGAGCTTTAGAGGGTGAGCTTGCTAGGACAATAGAGAGCCTAGCACCTATAGAAAAGGCTATGGTGCGCATAGCCATACCAAAAGAGACTCTATTTACAGAAAGAACTACCCCGCCTTCGGCTTCAATAGTATTAAATTTAAAAACCGGAAATAGCTTAAATTTAAAGCAGATTTCAGGTATTAAAAATTTAGTTTCGGCTGCAGTTGCAAATTTAAGCACTCAAAATGTAAAGATAGTAAATCAAGATGGAATTCCTCTTGGCGAAGAGGATGGCGAATACGATAGCGATCAGATAAATCAGCAGATAAAATATAAAAGAGAGTCGGAAAACGCACTTGAGCAAAAGATTATAAACGTTCTTTCCCCTATAGTTGGAGGCACTCATAAAGTAGTAGCCAAGGTAACTATAGACTTTGATTTTGCCAGAAAAGATAGTGAGAGCGAGACCTTTGATCCAAATTCTGTAGCAAGAAGCGAACAGAGCGTAGAAGAGAAGCGACAAGGCTCTAAAGAGCGCGAAGTCCAAGGTGTTCCTGGTGCTGTTAGCAATATAGGTCCGGTTGAAGGGATAGATGATAAAAAGCTTGAGGAGCAGTATTCTAAGAGCTCATCTACTACAAACTATGAAATTTCAAAAAAAGTTATGCGTATCAAAGATCAATTCGCTACTATCAAGCGCTTAAGCGCTGCTGTAGTAGTGGATGGTAGATATGAGAATAAAAGAGATGAAAACGGAAATTTAACTAAAGAGATCGTATATACTCCTCTTACAAATGAGCAGTTAGATAAGATTAGTGCGCTTATAAAGCAATCGGTGGGATTTGATACAAATAGGGGTGATGAAGTAACTGTAAGTAACTTTGAATTCCAAAGACCTGGCACAGATACTCCTGCAAATAAAGTAAATTCGTTTTTTGATACCTATGTAAATCCTTTTATGCCTATATTTAAATATATATTTGTCGGAATTTTATTATTTATATTTTACAAAAAAGTCATCGTTCCGTTTATGGAAAAGATGCTTCAAAATATCAAAGAAGAAGAGCCTGATATGCAAGATGATATAGTAGATCTTGAGGATAGCGAGGATGCCTTAGAGAAATTTAAAGCAGCTAAGAAAAAGGTTGAAGAGCAGCTTGGAATCGGAAGTGATTTTAATGAAGATGAGCTTAGGTATGATGTGCTACTTGAGAAGATGAAGCTGATTATACAGGAGCGAAGTGAAGAGGTTTCTGTATTGCTTCAGGATATGGTTAAAAACGACTCTGACTTTAGTAACCGCAAGGACTTTTAA